One stretch of Thermanaerosceptrum fracticalcis DNA includes these proteins:
- a CDS encoding ammonium transporter translates to MKKKIMLPFLLTLLSLIFSYPLLAAEPTVADVVKSIDTIWVLLAAFLVFIMHAGFAMVETGFTRAKNAVNIIMKNLLTVAIGVVTFYLVGFALMFGQDVAGFLGVTGFALQGVNEEAFTVPLEGFWFFQAVFAATAATIVSGAVAERTKFIAYCLFTVVITSVTYPIVGHWIWGGGWLFQRGFIDLAGSTVVHSVGGWSALVGAYLVGARLNKFTPDGKINVIPGHNFPLGALGVFLLWFGWFGFNPGSTLSGMSSDIAHIATTTLLAGAAGTIGALFYTWLAYGKPDASLTLNGALAGLVAITAGAQVVTAAGSLAIGALAGIVLVISVSFVEKVMRIDDPVGAISVHGVCGSFGTLCVGLFAQETGLLYGGGAAQLITQTIGVFSVAAWSMVLSSLVFMLLKATVGIRVTVEEELEGLDLGEHGLEAYENYSLNPKSIAATSLASK, encoded by the coding sequence ATGAAAAAGAAAATTATGCTCCCTTTCCTGCTTACCTTGCTCAGTCTCATCTTTTCTTATCCTCTCTTGGCCGCTGAACCTACCGTAGCTGATGTGGTAAAAAGCATTGATACCATCTGGGTCCTGCTCGCTGCCTTTTTGGTCTTTATCATGCACGCTGGTTTTGCTATGGTGGAAACCGGCTTTACCCGGGCTAAAAATGCTGTCAACATTATTATGAAAAATCTGCTCACGGTCGCTATTGGTGTTGTTACTTTTTACTTAGTAGGCTTTGCCCTCATGTTTGGTCAAGACGTAGCCGGATTTCTTGGGGTTACCGGTTTTGCTCTCCAGGGTGTGAATGAAGAAGCTTTTACTGTTCCCCTGGAAGGTTTCTGGTTTTTCCAGGCCGTCTTTGCCGCTACGGCCGCCACCATTGTTTCCGGTGCCGTTGCTGAACGGACCAAGTTTATAGCTTACTGTCTCTTTACCGTGGTTATTACTTCTGTTACTTATCCTATCGTGGGCCACTGGATCTGGGGCGGCGGGTGGCTGTTCCAGAGAGGTTTTATCGACCTGGCCGGTTCCACGGTAGTCCATAGCGTAGGTGGTTGGTCAGCATTAGTAGGCGCCTACCTGGTAGGGGCACGCCTTAATAAATTTACCCCCGACGGCAAGATTAATGTAATCCCTGGCCACAATTTCCCCCTGGGTGCCTTAGGTGTTTTCCTTCTCTGGTTTGGCTGGTTCGGTTTCAACCCCGGCAGCACCCTCTCTGGCATGTCCTCCGATATCGCCCACATCGCTACCACCACCCTCCTGGCCGGAGCAGCCGGCACCATCGGTGCTCTATTCTACACCTGGCTGGCATACGGTAAGCCTGATGCGAGCCTAACCTTAAACGGCGCCCTGGCCGGACTTGTAGCTATCACAGCTGGGGCTCAAGTAGTCACCGCAGCAGGTTCCCTGGCTATCGGTGCCCTGGCCGGTATCGTCCTGGTTATTTCTGTGAGTTTCGTAGAAAAAGTAATGCGCATTGATGACCCGGTTGGTGCTATTTCAGTACACGGTGTCTGCGGCAGTTTTGGTACCCTTTGTGTGGGTCTATTTGCTCAGGAAACTGGTTTACTATACGGTGGTGGTGCAGCGCAGCTTATAACCCAGACTATTGGGGTTTTCAGCGTAGCTGCCTGGTCCATGGTACTTTCCTCCCTCGTTTTCATGCTGCTCAAGGCTACTGTAGGCATCCGTGTAACCGTAGAAGAAGAACTGGAAGGTTTGGATTTAGGCGAACATGGTTTAGAAGCATACGAAAATTATTCCCTTAATCCTAAGAGTATCGCAGCAACCTCCCTGGCTAGCAAATAA
- a CDS encoding homocysteine S-methyltransferase family protein, with product MSNFIRTLKTKVLLGDGAMGTMLAALGLPPGQSPELWMPEHPETIKKIHQAYLEAGSEVIQTNTFGANAIKLKEYHASSLVREINIKAAKLAKEVAGTKAFVAGIVGPSGHFPAPLGDISWTELVEVFAEQVQALAEGGADFIFLETFSDLGEARAALYAAKQYTSLPVACSLTYTKGRTLTGTTPEVAAVVLEAMGADLVGANCSTGPEELLEVMAAYRKATNLPLLVEPNAGMPEFIAGKTVYKLSPEIMARYVEPFRQLGVNLIGACCGSTPEHIKAMSQAFVSREPVWPSPRTFPTRLASRTQVVSLGTSELPLMIGERINPTARKTIAEAFRQENWPLLNEEARNQVKAGALALDLNVGVPGLDEGHLLAQGVQHLQLALDVPLVLDCTRPEALEKGLQEYQGKALINSVNGEEGSLNSILPLARKYGAAVIGLTLDERGIPEKAEERLAIAEKIVRRAQEYDIAKEDVVIDCLVLTAATSPGIAMETVRAIQLVKERLGVSTVLGVSNVSHGLPQRSWLNSTFLALALGAGLDGAIVNPLDTRVGETVASAALLTGRDPGAQNYLVRSGKTAPIVEERKDPGSTNKEPSLETLHELIIHGQQDQIVNLLEKLLMKAAPLTIINEGIIPPLERIGELFAKGEVFLPQLMLSGDAAKKAFDLLKKHLPRQALEHKGTIVLGTVKGDVHDIGKNIVRALLENYGYRVIDLGKNIPAEEFIAAVKKEGAQILGLSALMTTTMVEMERVIKESRKENLPVKIIVGGAVVTEDYARQIGADGYGKDAVEAVKIVQALLKETEVG from the coding sequence GTGTCAAATTTTATTCGTACGTTAAAGACAAAAGTACTTCTTGGGGATGGCGCCATGGGAACGATGCTGGCGGCCTTAGGACTCCCGCCTGGGCAGAGTCCGGAGCTATGGATGCCGGAACATCCCGAGACTATTAAAAAGATTCATCAGGCCTATTTGGAAGCGGGTTCGGAAGTAATCCAAACCAATACGTTCGGAGCTAATGCCATCAAACTCAAGGAATATCACGCCTCTTCTCTGGTTAGGGAAATTAATATAAAAGCAGCTAAACTGGCCAAAGAGGTGGCAGGAACAAAGGCTTTTGTCGCCGGAATTGTGGGACCAAGCGGTCACTTTCCTGCTCCCCTGGGTGATATAAGCTGGACTGAACTTGTGGAAGTCTTCGCTGAACAGGTACAGGCCCTGGCCGAGGGGGGTGCCGACTTTATCTTCTTAGAAACCTTTTCGGACTTGGGGGAGGCCCGGGCTGCCCTTTATGCCGCCAAACAATACACTTCTTTGCCTGTAGCCTGTTCTTTAACTTATACAAAAGGCCGTACCCTTACAGGGACCACCCCTGAGGTCGCCGCCGTAGTCTTAGAAGCCATGGGGGCTGACCTTGTGGGCGCCAATTGTTCCACGGGCCCTGAGGAATTACTGGAGGTAATGGCTGCCTACCGGAAAGCTACCAATTTACCACTCCTGGTAGAACCTAATGCCGGTATGCCTGAGTTTATCGCCGGCAAAACGGTCTACAAACTTTCCCCGGAAATAATGGCTCGCTACGTAGAACCTTTCCGTCAACTGGGTGTCAACCTGATCGGCGCCTGCTGCGGCAGTACGCCGGAACATATTAAAGCCATGTCCCAGGCCTTTGTCTCCCGGGAGCCCGTATGGCCTTCACCCCGGACTTTCCCCACCCGCTTGGCCAGCCGTACCCAGGTAGTCTCCCTGGGTACAAGTGAACTCCCCTTAATGATTGGTGAACGCATCAATCCCACAGCCCGCAAAACAATAGCCGAGGCTTTCCGGCAAGAAAACTGGCCCTTACTGAACGAGGAAGCCAGAAACCAGGTAAAGGCCGGGGCCCTGGCCCTGGATTTAAATGTGGGGGTACCCGGTTTAGATGAAGGTCATCTTCTGGCTCAGGGGGTTCAGCATCTCCAGCTGGCCCTGGATGTGCCCCTGGTCCTGGACTGCACCCGTCCCGAAGCCCTGGAGAAGGGCCTGCAGGAATACCAGGGTAAAGCCTTAATCAACTCGGTCAATGGTGAAGAAGGAAGCCTTAACAGTATCCTGCCCCTGGCCAGGAAATACGGTGCCGCTGTCATCGGCCTCACCCTTGACGAGAGAGGTATCCCGGAAAAAGCGGAAGAGCGGCTGGCTATTGCCGAAAAGATTGTCCGGCGAGCCCAGGAGTATGATATAGCCAAAGAGGATGTGGTCATAGACTGCCTGGTCCTCACGGCCGCTACCTCACCCGGTATTGCCATGGAAACTGTCCGGGCCATCCAGTTAGTAAAAGAACGTCTGGGAGTTTCCACTGTTCTGGGGGTAAGCAATGTTTCCCACGGCCTTCCCCAGCGCTCGTGGCTGAACAGTACTTTCCTGGCCCTGGCCCTGGGTGCCGGCCTGGACGGCGCCATCGTCAATCCCCTGGATACCAGGGTCGGAGAAACTGTAGCCTCTGCCGCTTTGCTTACAGGACGGGACCCCGGTGCCCAGAACTACCTGGTCAGGAGTGGGAAAACTGCTCCTATCGTGGAGGAAAGGAAAGATCCGGGATCAACAAACAAAGAACCGTCCCTGGAAACCCTCCATGAACTCATCATCCACGGCCAGCAGGACCAAATTGTCAATCTCCTGGAAAAATTGCTAATGAAAGCTGCCCCCCTTACCATCATCAACGAGGGGATCATCCCACCCCTCGAAAGAATCGGTGAACTCTTTGCCAAGGGCGAAGTCTTCCTGCCCCAGCTTATGCTTTCAGGTGATGCCGCCAAGAAAGCCTTTGACCTGCTAAAGAAACATCTTCCTAGACAGGCCCTGGAGCACAAGGGAACCATCGTCCTCGGTACGGTGAAAGGAGATGTCCACGATATTGGTAAAAACATCGTCCGTGCCCTCCTGGAAAACTACGGGTACAGGGTAATCGACTTAGGCAAAAATATTCCCGCAGAAGAATTTATTGCGGCCGTAAAAAAGGAAGGTGCCCAGATTTTAGGCTTGAGCGCCCTCATGACCACCACCATGGTGGAAATGGAACGGGTGATTAAAGAATCCAGAAAAGAAAATCTCCCAGTAAAAATTATCGTAGGGGGCGCTGTTGTTACTGAGGATTACGCACGGCAAATCGGAGCCGACGGCTACGGCAAGGATGCCGTGGAAGCTGTGAAAATAGTGCAGGCCCTTCTCAAGGAAACCGAGGTTGGCTAA
- a CDS encoding ANTAR domain-containing response regulator, with protein MVVSVVVCSSDTRKRNKITSLLQQMGLTVVGEASDGPQALRLTRSARPNIVVVDVELYQYSELEAALIIAREKLAPVILVTSPHHQEVMNAIEEHYIMSYVVKPLNRWALESSIRTALANFRKMEQMELEINKLKDTLETRKLVERAKHILMRDLKLSEPEAFRRLQKQSMDKGISMKTLSEAIILNDELKGPQ; from the coding sequence ATGGTCGTCTCCGTTGTGGTATGCAGTTCAGATACAAGAAAACGTAATAAAATCACCTCTCTCTTGCAGCAAATGGGTTTAACCGTGGTGGGCGAGGCCTCCGATGGACCCCAGGCCCTGCGCCTTACCCGGTCTGCCCGTCCCAATATTGTAGTGGTAGATGTAGAATTATACCAGTACAGTGAACTGGAGGCCGCTCTCATCATTGCCAGGGAAAAGTTAGCCCCCGTTATTCTTGTAACCTCCCCTCATCACCAGGAAGTAATGAATGCCATCGAAGAACACTACATCATGTCCTACGTAGTAAAACCTCTTAATAGATGGGCCTTAGAATCCAGTATCCGTACAGCCCTGGCTAACTTCCGGAAAATGGAGCAGATGGAACTGGAAATTAACAAACTTAAAGATACCCTGGAAACCCGTAAACTGGTGGAGAGAGCCAAACACATCCTCATGCGTGATTTGAAGCTTTCAGAACCCGAGGCCTTCCGTCGTTTACAAAAACAAAGCATGGATAAAGGCATATCCATGAAAACTCTGTCTGAAGCCATCATTCTTAATGATGAATTAAAAGGTCCTCAATAA
- the glnA gene encoding type I glutamate--ammonia ligase yields the protein MQKYTKEDVLRLCKENNVRFIRLQFTDILGIPKNVSITISQLEKALNNELMFDGSSIEGFVRIEESDMYLYPDPNTFVIYPWRPIEEGAVARMICDIYNPDGTPFAGDPRYVLRRALKEAAEMGFTFNVGPEAEFFLFHTAPDGSPTINTHDKAGYFDLSPVDLGENARRDMVLTLEKMGFEIEASHHEVAPGQHEIDFKYSDALDIADKIITFKMVVRTVAQRHGLHATFMAKPIFGEAGNGMHMNQSLFKDGKNIFWDPQAPDQLSETALQYIAGIMKHARAIAAITNPTVNAYKRLVPGYEAPVYIAWSAQNRSPLIRIPAKRGLSTRIELRNPDPTCNPYLALAVALKAGLDGIKNKLQAPPPCNRNIYEMSPQEREELGIASLPGTLQEALQELSRDEVIKEALGPHVYNRYLEAKYQEWDEYRTRVHQWEIDRYLATY from the coding sequence TTGCAGAAATATACTAAAGAAGATGTCTTACGGCTGTGTAAAGAAAATAACGTGCGTTTTATCCGGCTGCAGTTCACAGACATTTTAGGTATTCCGAAGAATGTTTCCATTACCATTAGCCAGTTGGAGAAAGCCCTCAACAACGAACTGATGTTTGACGGTTCCTCTATAGAAGGTTTTGTCAGAATTGAAGAATCGGATATGTACCTGTATCCGGATCCCAACACTTTCGTGATCTATCCCTGGCGCCCTATTGAAGAGGGGGCTGTTGCCAGAATGATCTGTGACATTTATAACCCGGACGGCACTCCCTTCGCCGGTGACCCCCGCTATGTCCTGCGCCGTGCCTTAAAAGAAGCGGCGGAGATGGGCTTTACCTTCAATGTGGGACCAGAAGCTGAGTTTTTCCTCTTTCATACTGCCCCCGACGGTTCCCCCACCATCAACACCCATGACAAGGCCGGTTATTTTGACCTTTCACCTGTAGACCTGGGGGAAAATGCCCGCCGGGATATGGTCCTGACCCTGGAGAAAATGGGCTTTGAAATTGAAGCCTCCCACCATGAGGTAGCCCCTGGCCAGCACGAAATCGACTTTAAATATTCCGATGCCCTGGATATCGCCGACAAAATTATTACTTTCAAGATGGTAGTGCGTACTGTGGCCCAGCGTCACGGCCTCCATGCCACTTTCATGGCCAAGCCTATCTTTGGTGAGGCCGGTAACGGCATGCACATGAACCAATCCCTCTTTAAAGACGGGAAAAACATTTTCTGGGATCCCCAGGCACCTGACCAGCTTAGTGAGACCGCCCTGCAGTATATCGCCGGTATCATGAAACATGCCCGGGCTATCGCCGCTATCACCAACCCCACCGTTAATGCTTATAAACGCCTGGTGCCCGGCTATGAGGCCCCTGTGTATATTGCCTGGTCTGCCCAAAACAGAAGCCCCCTCATCCGCATTCCGGCCAAGCGCGGTCTTTCTACACGCATCGAGCTGAGAAACCCCGATCCCACCTGCAATCCTTACCTAGCCTTGGCTGTAGCCCTCAAAGCAGGTCTGGATGGCATTAAGAATAAACTCCAGGCTCCTCCTCCCTGCAACCGCAACATCTATGAAATGTCTCCCCAGGAACGGGAAGAGTTGGGTATCGCCAGCCTGCCCGGTACTCTCCAGGAAGCCCTGCAGGAACTGTCCCGCGATGAAGTCATTAAGGAAGCCTTAGGCCCCCATGTTTATAACCGCTACCTGGAAGCCAAGTACCAGGAGTGGGACGAATACCGCACCAGAGTGCACCAGTGGGAAATCGATCGGTATTTGGCGACATATTAA
- a CDS encoding P-II family nitrogen regulator: MKKIECIIRPTKLDDVNAALSKFGIHGMTVTQVMGCGLQQGRKEIYRGTTYDIHLLPKIKIEIVVPDRWLDDIVTIIREKAYSGEIGDGKIFIYTIENAIRIRTGEQGDAAL, translated from the coding sequence ATGAAGAAAATAGAGTGTATTATCAGGCCCACAAAATTAGATGATGTAAACGCAGCCCTGAGTAAATTCGGTATCCACGGTATGACTGTCACCCAGGTTATGGGCTGCGGGCTCCAGCAAGGGCGTAAAGAAATATACCGGGGGACCACTTATGACATCCACCTTTTACCCAAGATTAAAATTGAAATCGTAGTGCCGGATCGCTGGTTGGATGATATCGTCACGATCATCCGGGAAAAAGCCTATTCCGGTGAGATTGGCGACGGGAAAATCTTCATCTACACCATCGAAAACGCCATCCGCATCAGGACAGGCGAGCAAGGCGACGCCGCACTATAA
- a CDS encoding TIGR03936 family radical SAM-associated protein: MLLRVKYAKTPEGRFLSHLDMARTMERAFRRARLPLAFSEGFNPHPKFSFGSALAVGVTSEGEYLDIELREDLPVEEVRSRLEAALPPGLKLLEMKKLENRGESLTAQINMARYILAIPLLQTVSREQLDEAIAAILAQSAFTITRQGKKGPREVNIREGIFDLKGKVEDNIVLLEMDLQTGSEGNVKPDEVLQMLRDKGNIPLAPIVRIHRQGLFIRKDDRIKTPMEE; this comes from the coding sequence ATGTTACTGCGCGTTAAGTACGCTAAAACACCGGAAGGGCGTTTCCTCTCCCACCTGGATATGGCCAGGACCATGGAAAGGGCCTTTCGCCGTGCCCGCTTACCGCTGGCTTTCTCCGAGGGTTTTAATCCCCATCCCAAGTTCTCCTTTGGTTCTGCCCTGGCCGTAGGGGTAACCAGTGAAGGAGAGTACCTGGATATTGAATTAAGAGAAGACCTGCCCGTGGAAGAAGTGCGTTCCAGGCTGGAGGCTGCCTTACCGCCGGGACTGAAGCTCCTGGAAATGAAGAAATTAGAAAACCGGGGAGAAAGTCTGACCGCTCAGATTAACATGGCCCGTTATATACTTGCGATCCCTTTGCTCCAGACGGTGAGCCGGGAGCAGTTAGATGAAGCAATTGCCGCCATCTTGGCCCAGTCCGCTTTCACCATTACCCGGCAGGGGAAGAAGGGACCCCGGGAAGTGAATATCAGAGAAGGCATTTTCGATCTCAAGGGGAAAGTAGAAGATAATATTGTGCTGTTAGAAATGGATCTGCAAACCGGCAGTGAAGGAAATGTTAAACCCGATGAAGTACTGCAAATGCTAAGAGATAAGGGAAATATCCCCTTGGCACCGATTGTGAGGATTCACCGGCAGGGCTTGTTTATCCGTAAAGATGACAGGATCAAGACCCCTATGGAGGAATAG
- the glnA gene encoding type I glutamate--ammonia ligase, with protein sequence MTREDVLKKVKEFNIRFIRLQFTDILGIPKNVSITANQLEKALNGELMFDGSSIEGFVRIQESDMYLRPDINTFLVFPWRPVEEGAVARIICDIYNANGTPFIGDPRYILKQVLKEAAEMGYIMNVGPEAEFYLFHTDTDGSPTLNTHDKAGYFDLSPLDLGEAAKRDMILILEKIGFEIEAAHHEVGNGQHEIDFKYSHALDVADKIITFKTVVRIIAQRHGLHATFMPKPIFGAAGNGMHMNISLFKDGKNIFWDPQAPDQLSETALQFIAGVMKHARAIAAITNPTVNSYKRLISGYEAPIYIAWSAGNRSPLIRIPAKRGLSTRIELRNPDPSCNPYLALAVTLKAGLAGIKEKLAPPPPYNANIYELTDEERLEHKIEKLPVSLGEALEELSKDQLLIEALGPHVYQRYMAAKTAEWQDYCTQVHQWEIDRYLATF encoded by the coding sequence ATGACCCGTGAAGATGTTCTGAAAAAGGTAAAAGAATTCAACATCAGGTTTATCCGCCTGCAGTTCACAGATATCCTGGGTATACCGAAAAATGTGTCTATTACCGCAAATCAACTGGAGAAAGCACTTAATGGAGAGCTTATGTTTGACGGCTCTTCTATTGAAGGATTTGTCCGGATTCAGGAATCAGATATGTACCTACGCCCCGACATCAACACCTTTCTTGTTTTTCCCTGGCGTCCGGTGGAAGAAGGAGCGGTGGCCCGGATTATCTGTGATATCTATAATGCCAACGGCACTCCTTTCATCGGCGATCCCCGCTATATTTTAAAACAGGTCTTAAAAGAAGCGGCAGAGATGGGTTATATCATGAATGTTGGTCCTGAAGCGGAGTTTTATCTTTTCCATACGGATACCGATGGTTCACCTACGCTCAACACCCATGACAAGGCCGGCTATTTTGACCTCTCCCCTCTCGATTTGGGAGAAGCAGCCAAACGGGATATGATCCTGATTTTAGAGAAAATAGGCTTTGAAATTGAGGCCGCTCACCATGAAGTGGGCAACGGCCAGCACGAAATAGACTTTAAGTACTCCCATGCTTTAGACGTTGCCGATAAAATTATTACCTTTAAAACAGTAGTCAGGATTATAGCACAGCGTCACGGTCTTCATGCCACCTTTATGCCTAAACCCATTTTTGGTGCGGCCGGCAACGGTATGCATATGAACATTTCCCTTTTTAAAGATGGTAAAAATATTTTCTGGGATCCCCAGGCCCCGGACCAGTTAAGCGAAACTGCCCTTCAGTTTATAGCAGGCGTTATGAAACATGCCCGGGCTATCGCCGCTATCACCAACCCTACGGTAAATTCTTATAAACGGCTGATCTCTGGTTATGAAGCACCCATTTACATTGCCTGGTCCGCCGGTAACCGAAGCCCCCTTATCCGTATCCCGGCCAAACGCGGACTCTCCACCCGCATAGAACTGCGTAACCCCGATCCTTCCTGCAACCCCTATCTGGCCCTGGCCGTAACCTTAAAGGCAGGGCTGGCAGGAATCAAAGAAAAATTAGCACCACCTCCTCCTTATAATGCCAATATCTATGAATTGACGGATGAGGAAAGGCTGGAACACAAAATTGAAAAATTACCCGTAAGTTTAGGAGAAGCTTTGGAAGAACTGAGTAAAGACCAGCTTTTAATTGAAGCCTTAGGGCCCCATGTTTACCAGCGGTATATGGCTGCAAAAACCGCTGAATGGCAGGATTACTGCACCCAAGTACACCAGTGGGAAATTGACCGTTATCTGGCAACATTTTAG
- a CDS encoding M23 family metallopeptidase, whose product MSKLWEPAGKFNYRSCYNKRKSPWEGLKKSGRFTKILWQILASLVIFFLVWGVFQFEGPFVSSVQSTVRGWFTEDYDIQPVLKFFSKVGLWGDSFERAAFETIKKEEDLGPLTVPVSGQITKPFGWIVGADNAQIFHDGIIIAAPEGTPVKAALSGVVTLIGNEEALGRVVEVTDAKGVVCKYAHCKEILVNLNDQVSQGQVIARVGKTGKAANPQLYFKVTNKDEPLDPAKLFMPVSSKT is encoded by the coding sequence ATGAGTAAATTGTGGGAACCAGCGGGGAAATTTAACTACCGGTCCTGCTACAACAAGCGTAAATCACCTTGGGAAGGTCTCAAGAAGAGTGGCCGTTTCACAAAAATACTATGGCAGATTTTGGCTTCCCTTGTGATTTTTTTCTTAGTCTGGGGGGTATTCCAGTTTGAGGGACCTTTTGTATCTTCTGTGCAAAGTACGGTGAGGGGCTGGTTTACCGAGGATTACGATATCCAGCCGGTACTGAAGTTCTTTTCCAAGGTGGGATTATGGGGTGACAGTTTTGAGCGGGCTGCCTTTGAGACAATAAAAAAAGAGGAGGATTTAGGACCCCTGACGGTTCCCGTATCCGGGCAGATCACCAAACCATTTGGCTGGATTGTGGGAGCCGATAATGCTCAAATATTTCATGATGGGATTATTATCGCCGCACCTGAGGGCACTCCTGTCAAAGCTGCCTTAAGCGGCGTGGTTACTCTTATTGGCAATGAAGAGGCTTTAGGACGGGTGGTGGAAGTCACCGATGCAAAAGGAGTCGTCTGTAAATATGCACACTGTAAGGAGATTCTGGTGAATCTAAACGACCAAGTATCTCAGGGTCAGGTGATTGCCAGGGTAGGCAAAACGGGTAAAGCTGCCAATCCCCAGTTATATTTTAAAGTAACCAATAAAGATGAGCCCCTGGATCCGGCCAAACTCTTCATGCCTGTGAGCAGCAAGACTTAG
- a CDS encoding TIGR03960 family B12-binding radical SAM protein: MVLRRQLILNQLRQVLEGEILPKVIKPLRYVGNEHNVVKKNWDTVKLRTLFAFPDLYEVGMSHLGLRILYHLVNEQPDYLMERTFAPWTDMEKELRERNIPLFGLESYRPLRDYDCIGFTLQYEMSYTNILNMLDLGGIPLKAEERDDSYPLIMAGGPCAYNPEPLADFFDFFVIGEGEEVILEIFELITRHREVRQGRQEKKVLLKELAQIQGVYVPVFYEPRYGDDGKLQEIRVKEPGVAPRIVKRVVKDLDEAYFPEKPLVPYMEVVHDRIMLEVLRGCSRGCRFCQAGMIYRPVRERSKEVLSRQAEKLVETTGYNEISLTSLSTSDYTCVEPLLQELLDKYQKESIGVSLPSLRVDSFSMNLAQEVQRVRKTGLTFAPEAGTQRLRDVINKGVTEENLLKVAATAFEAGWSQIKLYFMIGLPTETFEDIEGIAILAKKVLDIGLSITKSQGRHKSPKVTISVSSFVPKAHTPFQWEAQDKLELLKEKQQFLKSKISDKRITYNYHDASLSLLEAVFAKGDRRMGRVLEEAWRQGCKFDSWSEHFRFAAWMQVFEKLGIKVEDIANVPFSYDDVLPWDHIDMGVTKKYLWLEREKAYQTATTGDCRFQHCTVCGICQDLDVAMILRKGGKVDVTAR; the protein is encoded by the coding sequence ATGGTTTTGAGGAGGCAATTGATTTTGAATCAGTTGAGGCAAGTTCTGGAAGGAGAAATTTTACCAAAAGTAATTAAACCATTACGCTATGTGGGCAATGAACATAATGTAGTGAAGAAAAACTGGGATACGGTTAAGCTGCGTACCCTTTTTGCTTTTCCCGACCTCTATGAGGTGGGGATGTCCCATCTGGGGCTGCGCATTCTTTATCATCTGGTGAATGAACAGCCGGATTATTTGATGGAACGAACTTTTGCCCCCTGGACCGACATGGAAAAGGAGCTGCGGGAAAGAAACATTCCCCTCTTTGGCTTGGAATCTTACCGGCCCCTCAGGGATTATGACTGTATCGGTTTTACTTTGCAGTATGAAATGAGTTATACCAATATCCTGAACATGTTGGATTTAGGTGGTATACCCCTAAAGGCAGAGGAGCGGGATGATTCATATCCTCTGATTATGGCCGGGGGACCGTGTGCCTATAATCCTGAACCTCTGGCAGATTTTTTCGATTTTTTTGTTATCGGCGAAGGAGAAGAAGTTATTCTGGAAATCTTTGAACTGATAACAAGGCACCGGGAGGTTCGCCAGGGTCGCCAGGAGAAAAAAGTACTCCTTAAGGAATTGGCCCAAATCCAGGGTGTGTATGTTCCCGTTTTTTATGAACCACGTTACGGTGATGACGGGAAATTACAGGAAATCAGGGTAAAAGAACCCGGTGTGGCGCCCAGGATCGTGAAGAGAGTGGTTAAAGACCTGGATGAGGCCTATTTTCCAGAAAAACCTCTGGTGCCTTACATGGAAGTAGTACACGACCGCATTATGCTGGAAGTGCTGCGGGGCTGCAGCAGAGGCTGTCGTTTTTGCCAGGCGGGCATGATCTACCGGCCCGTACGGGAGAGGAGCAAAGAAGTATTAAGCAGGCAGGCGGAAAAACTGGTGGAAACCACGGGGTATAATGAAATCTCTCTTACCTCCCTTAGTACCAGTGACTATACGTGTGTGGAGCCTTTGCTGCAGGAACTGTTGGATAAGTATCAGAAAGAAAGTATTGGGGTGTCACTGCCCTCACTCCGGGTGGATTCTTTTTCCATGAACCTGGCTCAGGAAGTACAGCGGGTCAGAAAGACAGGACTTACTTTTGCCCCCGAGGCGGGAACCCAGCGTCTGCGCGATGTCATTAACAAAGGGGTTACGGAAGAAAACCTCCTGAAAGTAGCTGCTACCGCTTTTGAGGCGGGATGGTCCCAGATTAAACTGTATTTTATGATCGGTCTCCCTACCGAAACTTTTGAGGATATCGAGGGTATTGCCATTCTCGCCAAAAAAGTTTTGGATATTGGCCTCAGTATTACCAAGAGCCAGGGGCGCCATAAGTCTCCCAAGGTCACCATCAGTGTCTCTTCCTTTGTCCCCAAAGCCCATACACCTTTCCAGTGGGAAGCCCAGGATAAACTGGAACTTTTAAAAGAGAAACAGCAGTTTTTAAAAAGCAAAATAAGCGATAAGCGAATAACCTACAATTATCATGATGCTTCCTTAAGCCTCCTGGAAGCAGTTTTTGCCAAAGGTGACCGGCGTATGGGGAGAGTCTTGGAAGAAGCCTGGCGCCAGGGCTGTAAATTTGACAGCTGGTCGGAACACTTCCGGTTTGCTGCCTGGATGCAAGTCTTTGAAAAGCTTGGCATTAAGGTGGAAGATATCGCCAATGTGCCATTTTCTTATGATGATGTGCTGCCCTGGGACCACATTGACATGGGAGTGACCAAAAAATATCTCTGGTTGGAAAGAGAAAAGGCTTATCAGACTGCTACAACCGGGGACTGCCGTTTCCAGCATTGTACTGTGTGTGGTATCTGCCAGGATTTAGACGTAGCCATGATTTTGCGGAAAGGTGGGAAAGTCGATGTTACTGCGCGTTAA